Sequence from the Kogia breviceps isolate mKogBre1 chromosome X, mKogBre1 haplotype 1, whole genome shotgun sequence genome:
GGCAGGGGGCCCCCAGCCTGTGCACAGGGCATGTGACTTGCTGGAAGTGCcgctggggggtggggcaggggagagtgTGGCCACAGAACCCACATCCTTGTTTACATCGGTGAAGGGACTACCCCTTCCCGCCTTCACAGCCCCAACTCCCCATCCCTCTCAGGTCTCTGCACCTCCAGGAGGACGTGAGACAGGCATGGGCCCCGTTTTCTATCTCAGAGTGGCCTGTTTCTCCTTATCTCACATAACCctccagggaaggaaggggagggcagCGAAGGCATTCTTCTGGCGATTCTTCACAGAGGTAGACTGGCTGTCATGGAAGAACTCTGCATTGTTCCCTGCGggacctgcccctgcccctgcccctgccccagtccCAGTGCCCCAGGGGGATCCCGTCAGAGCTGCGGTCCTCTGGGGAGACAAAGGGAAATTCCCTCTTCGTCTTAGCCAGTGGACATAAGGAGTGCCTCATCTTCAAGCCCACTTTAATTTCTCAGGGAGAAGGCTCCCTGGCTCCCCCAGCCTTCCCATCCACTTAGCAAACTGTTCCCAATTTCTTGCACTGCATCAGGCTCTGAGCTGGGGTGGACTTGGATGTGAACTGCCCTCTGCCCTCAGTGGGAACCCAGTGTGATAAGGCAGATGAAGTCTGTATGCACCTTTGATAAATCTGGTGATAGAGGTGCTCTGGAGGGTGGGGAACTGTTTTAAGAATACATTACTATTTGACAAGTAGGTAGACAAGGAGGATGGAAATAATGTCTTGAAAAGGGAATGGCGTGTTTGAACATCCTTAAGTGAGGCTGAGGGAGCCTAGTTCTTATTGTGACCAAAACCCTATAATGCCTGGACCATTTGGGCCACAGGCTGCCTTTCCTGAATTAAGCTTAAGTTAGGTGCATACGTGTCTTATCTCTCTTACAGACTACATGCTTCTTGCGGATAGGGGCAGGATTTTACTCACCTCTGTCACCTCCACGGTACTGCACGTTCAGGCCCCACTACAGGAAAGGGGGCTCTGAGTGACTGCTCTGTCCCAAACCCAGTGCTagtcacttcacacctgttatcTCATTAATCCCACGAGAGGCCTGCCAGGAAGTCATCCAGCTCCATCCCATTTTACATGCGAGGCATATGAAGGTCAGGACACTTGGGTCATTTGCCTCTGGTCATTTTGCTCACTAGTACCTAGCAGAATTGGGCTTAGAGCccagttgttttttcttttcctttcctttccttttttttaaccttataaaGACCATACTGACTCCTGAGAGTCAGGAAACTGAATTCTAGAGTTGAATCTGTCACAGACTTGacttctgtgtgaccttggtcaagccACAAACTCCccgagcctctgttttctcatgtgAAAAGTGAAGGGGGGGGGTGTATGTGGAATTGAAGGTGCTTAAGGCCACTTAGgggtttaaaatatttgttgacaaaATCATCTTCCCAAGAGGCCTGTGGTTGTGTCCCTCTTACCTGTACTCTTGTTCTTAAAGACTGTCCCTGCCTGCCTCTTTTTTCATGACCCTATTCCAGCCCACAAGGCCAAGAACTCTCCATGCCTTAGGGTAGGAAAGGGCATTTCCCTGGCCCCTAGCCCTCCACCCCCAAGGATGTTCTGTGACTCAGAACTCTTCTTTGGTGGCAGCTCTGACCCCAGCCTCTCCTTCTGTCCCCGCAGCTGACCAGGTGTATGGAGACCAGGACATGCATGAGGTTGTGCGAAAGCACTGCATGGACTATCTGGTGAGACCTTGCAGAGAccttggggtgggggcagagtgGGAGGATCTCTTCTCCACATAGAGCTTGCTCCTCTGATCTATTCTGCAGATGAAGAATGCCGACTACTTCTCTAACTATGTCACAGAGGACTTTACCACCTACATCAACCGGAAGCGGAAAAACAACTGCCATGGCAACCACATTGAGATGCAGGCCATGGCAGAGATGTACAACCGGCCCGTGGAGGTGTACCAGTACAGCACAGGTACTTCTGTGGTGTTGGTGAGCGACTGATCACGCCTGGCCCGAGCCTGCCCCACCCAGCCCATTGTGGatgctccctccttctctttctctgcagAACCCATCAACACATTCCATGGGATCCATCAAAATGAGGATGAACCCATCCGTGTCAGCTACCATCGGAATATCCACTACAATTCAGTGGTGAATCCTAACAAGGCCACCATTGGTGTGGGGCTGGGCCTGCCATCATTCAAACCGGGGGTAAGCAGGTCCCCGTGCCCAGAATGGATGCTGGATATAGAGACCAGAAATCTCTGttggagtttcagttttgccCCTAGCCCACAAAAATATCCTGTCCCCTCTCTGAGTCGCCCGTAAGGTCTCACCTCTGTGAAGTTAGGAAGTTACCCAAGGTGATCTCTCAGGGCTCATTCTGTGGTCTTGGTTTGCCTGTCTGAGCTGGCTCACCCATCTTTTGTGCCTGTTAAGGGTTGGCATTTTGGGGTATGGAGTCACACTTGGGAACTGTGAGCCAGGGCTTGGTCTGGGTGTCTTGGCACCCACATGGATCCTCCTCCGAACCTCAGCAGGTACAGACAGCTGTGGTCACAGAGACTTGGAGTGTAGGCCTGGCCCCACCACTTATACTGGCTTGGGACCTAAGGCAGATTGTACAAGTAATTTGACTGGCAGCTTGGCCGATACAGAAAGTGCCTAACACTGGGCCTGGTgcctagtaggtgctcagaagGTGGCAGTACATTTTCTCAGCACACACTGACAGATTCTGATTCTCTGTCTCATAAACAGTTGTCTGCTGGGGATTTTGATATCTTCTATTCAGGTTTCACTTCCTACAAACAGAAAGTGCTCCTGCCTCATTTTAGGAAACATACCCTAACACCAACACACCCTCTAACATAAAggtttttaggttttgtttttaaaatttttaatctcagaacagttttagatttatgtAATTATTGTGATTATAGAATTCTCATATACCCTCCTATGATTAACATATTAGCATAGTGTATTTGTCACacttaatgaaccaatattgatatattaactAAAGACCATATTTCTGTGCCAGTTTCTCtgaatttccttgtttttgatctGTTTACAgactgtagttttgccttttctagaatgtcatataattggaatcaaacagtatgtaGTTTTTTCAATGGCTTCTTTCAAGTAACACTGTACACTTAAGAGTCATCTGTGACTTTCTGTGGTTTGATCAcgtgtatcttttctttttccttttgttaaaaatGTGAGTGCCCTAATTTTTTTTAGTAGACTtgtttagaatagttttagatttacagaaaaattgagaagatagtacagagttcccatataccctcctCCCCCTTGCGCACATTTTTGCTATTATTCACATATCAGATGActgtgatacatttgttacaatataTGAACCAATATTAACAcatcattattaactaaagtcacaATATCTCCTTAGGCTCCCTTGTCTATGATGGTTTCTCACACTTTCGTGTTTTTGGTGACCTTGAcagtttgaggagtactggtcagctATATTGTAGGATGTTTCTCTtttggaatttgtctgatgtttttctcgtGATTAGACTGGGGCTCTGGGTTTCAGGGAGGAGGATCACAGTGGTAAAGTGCcgttctcatcacatcatatcagcACTGTGTACTGTGAACGTGATTTATAACTGTTGATGTCGACCTTGATCATCTGGCAGAAGTAGTGTTCATcaagttttctccactgtaaaattacTCTTCCCCCACACCACCCCCTTTTCCATGCTGTACTGTTTGGAAGGAAGTCATTTACAGCCCACACTTAAGAAGTGGGgttagagaattccctggcagtccagtggttaggactccacgctttaactgctgagggcccggcttcagtccctggttggggaactaagatcccacaaggcacgcaacacagccaaaaaaaaaaaggaggggttaTACTCCCCATTTCCTTTAGAgcagagtatctacataaattatttggaattcttctgcaaggGAGATTTGTCTCTTATCCTCcgttattaatttattcaatcatttatatcATTGTGGACGGATGGGTATATCTTTAATACTTTTacactttgggttataatccaatactatttttattttgatgctcaaattgttccaattttggctattgtgagctCTTTTTGTTGGTTCTTGCGTCTCTGACATACCCTCATCATTGTGGTGGTGTCGTTTGGGAGCTGGGGGTGTTTCTTGGTTTGttcgtttttgttttatttatttatttattttaattaatttattcatttttggctgtgttgggtcttcgttgctgcacgcgggctttctctagttgtggcaagcgggggctcctcttcgttgcggtgcacgggcttctcattgcagtggcttctcttgttacggagcggctctaggcacacggacttcagtagctgtggcacgcaagctcagtagttgtggctcgcaggctcaatagttgtggcgcacgggcttagttgccccgtggcatgtgggatcttcccagaccagggctagaacccgtgtcccctgcattggcaggcgattcttaaccactgtgccaccagggaagtccctgttttattttgttttgaatacttactttctggcactacaaggtGCTCCAGGCTCaccttgtatatttcctgccccatTCCTAGaaccagccatttctccaaggagtcctagttccttttattggagaatgttaTTAGAAACCAGCATCTGGGTGCTGAGTTTGCTCCTTGCTATCGGGGTATCCTTGTTTCTAGGTCCTTTCAGCTGACAAAGCAAggaagtatatgtgtatatactaacctgtgtgtatacacatatctagaaatatttctatatgtaaccaTCTGTATCTACATGAAGCTATAGTTCTTACTAATATCTTTAACTGATGGGTAccttgttgttattttaaatttgcaGTTCCTAACGACAAATGgtgttgagcttttttttttttttttttttttctgtacgcgggcctctcactgttgtggcctctcctgttgtggagcacaggctccggacgcgcaggctcagtggccatggctcacaggcccagcccctccacggcatgtgggatcctcccggactggggcatgaacccgtatcccctgcatcggcaggcggactctcaaccactgctccactagggaagcccagcatcttttcatgtgcttatttgccatctgtatatcttctttgaagttGTGTGTTtagattttttccccattttttaattggcttaTTCTAACAGAGTTTTACATTCTTTTTGGACTGTTATCCATGggtaaaaaattacattttacatcATTACTTAGTGCATGCACACAttggtgtgtggtgtgtatatgtgcattaAAATAAGTTTCACTGAACAATACTTCACATTTATTCCCTGGGATATGCACTGATACTTTtcattattccatttttaaaaatcttatgtcTCACAGCCTGACAAAGAACACTCTCACACAGTGTTCCACAACTCACAGCACCTCACACCATGCTGACACTGTTCTCTTGTCCAGTTAAATGCCCCAGTACTCCCTCTACCCTGTGCACACAGAGCTCACTTCTCAGGTGATCTTTTCTCCTTGTCCCATCTGGGCATAGGTGAGGAAGGCCTCAACAACTGAGTCGTCACTGGGTGAGGCTTCTTTAAATTCTAGCCCTGGCTGGAGAGCACCTGACTGCCCCAGACTTAGTACTTCAGTTGAGGTGTCTTGGGGTTGGGAGCAGAGCTTCTGAGTATAGGAGTTTGGAATGACACGTCCCACAACCCAAGCCTGCCTTCCCCCAGTCCCTGATGAATAGCCAGCCTGCCCAGGGGGTTGCTTAGTAAGAGTACCTGCCTTTGTGTCTCCTCTCTTCCGGGCCTGTGGGCCCACCTCCCTGAGCCAGTTCTGGCTCTTGGCCAGAGTTCAGAGTGTCAGCCCACATCACTGTTCCTCCCCCACTCCTTGCAGTTTGCAGAGCAGTCCCTGATGAAGAATGCCATAAAAACATCGGAGGAGTCGTGGATTGAACAGCAGATGCTGGAAGACAAGAAGCgggccacagactgggaggccaCAAATGAGGCCATTGAGGAGCAGGTGGCTCGGGAGTCCTACCTGCAGTGGCTGAGGGATCAGGAGAAACAGGCTCGCCAAGTCCGTGGCCCCAGCCAGGTGGGTCCTGGGGTTTGTCACTAGCCTGGCTAAGAACCTGTTAATTCCCACGTTCTGCCCACAAACAGGCAGAAAATAAACTAAGCAATTTTGGCATCTGGGAGAGAAGGAAGCTCCCAGCCCCGTCTGTACCTCATCTTGGCCTTAGTCTTGGCATCGTGCCTTAGAACTCTCAACGCCTGTGCAGAACTAGCTCTTTTAAGGAGTGAGGGAGGGCAGCCACTGGTGGCGACATGCAGGTTCATGGATAGTTTCAGAGGGACAGGCTTTTGCTGAATGTTCTTGTGTGGCAGGCTCTGTGCTGAGGATGTAAAATCAGGTCTGGCCCACTCCACCCTCAGTGATTCTGTCTGTTAAGGGAAACACATGCATCAGTGGGACCCTTGACCCTGGCTGGGAGACCATTGAAGGTGAGGGCTCTGGTCAGTCTCCACACAGAAAGGTTGAATTTTTAGGGCAGGGAGTGGGGCATGACAGCCAGGCATTTGAGGAATCACAAGGAGTTTAGAGTGATTAATAGACATTGGCAAGAGCTGAGTAATTCGTTGAGCAAATACTTATTGCAggtctatgccaggcactgttctcagtgTATAGGGGTATATTGGTGAGCCGGGCAGTCCCAGATACTTGTACTTGTGGTACTTACATTTATGCAGAGTGgaacaaaataaacataatgaataaattaattgagAGGCGGTATGGATGAAAGATGTAGAGCAGGATAAAGGGGATGAGTAGGACTGAGTGGGGCTGGGAGTTCACAGTATTAAATAGCATGGTCAGGATTGGCCTCAGAGCAGGTGAGATTTGAGCAAAAGCTTgcagaggtgaggggattaagtgcCTATGCCAGGGAAGGCAGAGGGCCAGCTagagcaaaggccctgaagtAAGTACACACCTGGTGTGATTCAGAAGCAGCCTGGAGGCCATTGTGGCAGAACAGAATGTAGTAGTAGGTGGAGTCGGAAGGCGGTGGGGCCAGATTGGAAGGGGCTTGTGGGCTGTGGTGAAAACTTTGGCTTTTTTTCTGAATGAGGCAGAAGCCATGAGAGGGTTGTGAGCAGAGAAAGAGTGGGATCTGACTTAGGATTTAACAGGATCCTCCTGACTGCTGAGTGTAGAATGGAGTCTAGGGGGTAAGGGTGAAAGCAGGGGACCAACAAGGAGAAGGCTACTGTAGCAGTTCTGGTGACTGACAACAGTGCTGGCAAGGGAGGGGGTGAGAAGGGGATAGATTCTGGATCTACTTTGAAGGTGGAGGTAAGAGGTTTCCTGTCAGATTGGCTGTAAGGGTGTGAGAGGGGCTTTGAAAGAGCTTACCTTCACCCTGTGGTCCATTGTGTGACCAGGAATGGTGGTGGCCTATGTAGAAGCTATATCATAGCCAGGATCCTGGGAGGGAGCGAGCCCTTTGGGGATGGGGCAGAGGAGGGTTGCAACTGGTATTGGTTCTTACCTCCTCCTCCGTCCTCACTGCAGCCCCGGAAAGCCAGCGCCACGTGCAGCTCTGCCACAGCAGCAGCCTCCAGTGGTCTGGAGGAGTGGACCAGCCGGTCCCCAAGGCAGCGGAGTTCAGCCTCGTCACCCGAGCACCCTGAGCTGCATGCCGAGCTGGGCATCAAGCCCCCTTCCCCAGGCACTGTCTTAGCTCTTGCCAAACCTCCTTCACCCTGTGCACCAGGTCAGTGACTTGCTGAGAGGGAGCATGCAGGGGTCAGGAGGTCCTGCCTAGGTCCTGAGCCCTGCCTCTGACTGTCCATCTGCCCCAGGTACGAGCAGCCAGTTCTCGACAGGGGCCGACCGGGCAACTTCTCCCCTCGTGTCCCTCTACCCTGCTCTGGAGTGCCGGGCCCTCATTCAGCAGATGTCCCCCTCTGCCTTTGGTAAGCCTCCTCTGTCTAGGGTCCAGGGGCCAGCTGGGAGTTGGGGAGAGATGGAAGAACCAGCTAGTCCTGCAAAGGGGGCTTCTTGGGCCTCTGGCCATCTCCCCAGGAAAAGAGAATTTTTCAGGTCCAAGAGTCTGTCCCAGAGGTGGATCTGAGTGGGGTTTTGTAGGCCCAGAGGAGTCTTGTCCTTAGAGAAAAGAGTGATGGGGGCCTGAATGGGATCTCTCCAGAGCCAGGGATCAGCAAAGGGCAAGGAGAAGGCAGGCTTTAAAGTGCTCTGTcatcctttttcccttcctcttgccCAGCAGGCCTGAACGACTGGGATGATGATGAGATCCTAGCGTCGGTGCTGGCAGTGTCCCAACAGGAATACCTAGACagtatgaagaaaaacaaagtgcaCAGAGACCCACCCCCAGACAAGAGTTGATGGAGACCCAGAGACTGGAGACCATCTCCCAACCCCCACACTCCTGCCCTCTGGTGCCACCCCACCTTCTTTGgctttcttccctcttgccttcttccttcttccctctctcccctcctttcactcctccccacttccctctggcTAGCCCACCCCTGCGCACCCTCTCATCACTGCTACCACCATCATCACCTGTCTCTTCGCCAGCTGATGTGTCCTGTTGCTCCCTGCACAGCACCAT
This genomic interval carries:
- the OTUD5 gene encoding OTU domain-containing protein 5 isoform X1 → MTILPKKKPPPPDADPTNEPPPPGPLPPAPRRGGGVGVGGGGTGVGGGDRDRDSGVVGARPRASPPPQGPLPGPPGALHRWALAVPPGAVAGPRPQQASPPPCGGPGGPGGGASDALGATATGVGAAGVVVGVGSAVGVGGCCSGPGHSKRRRQAPGVGAVGGASPEREEVGAGYNSEDEYEAAAARIEAMDPATVEQQEHWFEKALRDKKGFIIKQMKEDGACLFRAVADQVYGDQDMHEVVRKHCMDYLMKNADYFSNYVTEDFTTYINRKRKNNCHGNHIEMQAMAEMYNRPVEVYQYSTEPINTFHGIHQNEDEPIRVSYHRNIHYNSVVNPNKATIGVGLGLPSFKPGFAEQSLMKNAIKTSEESWIEQQMLEDKKRATDWEATNEAIEEQVARESYLQWLRDQEKQARQVRGPSQPRKASATCSSATAAASSGLEEWTSRSPRQRSSASSPEHPELHAELGIKPPSPGTVLALAKPPSPCAPGTSSQFSTGADRATSPLVSLYPALECRALIQQMSPSAFGLNDWDDDEILASVLAVSQQEYLDSMKKNKVHRDPPPDKS
- the OTUD5 gene encoding OTU domain-containing protein 5 isoform X2; this encodes MTILPKKKPPPPDADPTNEPPPPGPLPPAPRRGGGVGVGGGGTGVGGGDRDRDSGVVGARPRASPPPQGPLPGPPGALHRWALAVPPGAVAGPRPQQASPPPCGGPGGPGGGASDALGATATGVGAAGVVVGVGSAVGVGGCCSGPGHSKRRRQAPGVGAVGGASPEREEVGAGYNSEDEYEAAAARIEAMDPATVEQEHWFEKALRDKKGFIIKQMKEDGACLFRAVADQVYGDQDMHEVVRKHCMDYLMKNADYFSNYVTEDFTTYINRKRKNNCHGNHIEMQAMAEMYNRPVEVYQYSTEPINTFHGIHQNEDEPIRVSYHRNIHYNSVVNPNKATIGVGLGLPSFKPGFAEQSLMKNAIKTSEESWIEQQMLEDKKRATDWEATNEAIEEQVARESYLQWLRDQEKQARQVRGPSQPRKASATCSSATAAASSGLEEWTSRSPRQRSSASSPEHPELHAELGIKPPSPGTVLALAKPPSPCAPGTSSQFSTGADRATSPLVSLYPALECRALIQQMSPSAFAGLNDWDDDEILASVLAVSQQEYLDSMKKNKVHRDPPPDKS
- the OTUD5 gene encoding OTU domain-containing protein 5 isoform X3 codes for the protein MTILPKKKPPPPDADPTNEPPPPGPLPPAPRRGGGVGVGGGGTGVGGGDRDRDSGVVGARPRASPPPQGPLPGPPGALHRWALAVPPGAVAGPRPQQASPPPCGGPGGPGGGASDALGATATGVGAAGVVVGVGSAVGVGGCCSGPGHSKRRRQAPGVGAVGGASPEREEVGAGYNSEDEYEAAAARIEAMDPATVEQEHWFEKALRDKKGFIIKQMKEDGACLFRAVADQVYGDQDMHEVVRKHCMDYLMKNADYFSNYVTEDFTTYINRKRKNNCHGNHIEMQAMAEMYNRPVEVYQYSTEPINTFHGIHQNEDEPIRVSYHRNIHYNSVVNPNKATIGVGLGLPSFKPGFAEQSLMKNAIKTSEESWIEQQMLEDKKRATDWEATNEAIEEQVARESYLQWLRDQEKQARQVRGPSQPRKASATCSSATAAASSGLEEWTSRSPRQRSSASSPEHPELHAELGIKPPSPGTVLALAKPPSPCAPGTSSQFSTGADRATSPLVSLYPALECRALIQQMSPSAFGLNDWDDDEILASVLAVSQQEYLDSMKKNKVHRDPPPDKS
- the OTUD5 gene encoding OTU domain-containing protein 5 isoform X4: MTILPKKKPPPPDADPTNEPPPPGPLPPAPRRGGGVGVGGGGTGVGGGDRDRDSGVVGARPRASPPPQGPLPGPPGALHRWALAVPPGAVAGPRPQQASPPPCGGPGGPGGGASDALGATATGVGAAGVVVGVGSAVGVGGCCSGPGHSKRRRQAPGVGAVGGASPEREEVGAGYNSEDEYEAAAARIEAMDPATVEQQEHWFEKALRDKKGFIIKQMKEDGACLFRAVADQVYGDQDMHEVVRKHCMDYLMKNADYFSNYVTEDFTTYINRKRKNNCHGNHIEMQAMAEMYNRPVEVYQYSTEPINTFHGIHQNEDEPIRVSYHRNIHYNSVVNPNKATIGVGLGLPSFKPGFAEQSLMKNAIKTSEESWIEQQMLEDKKRATDWEATNEAIEEQVARESYLQWLRDQEKQARQVRGPSQPRKASATCSSATAAASSGLEEWTSRSPRQRSSASSPEHPELHAELGIKPPSPGTVLALAKPPSPCAPGTSSQFSTGADRATSPLVSLYPALECRALIQQMSPSAFAGLNDWDDDEILASVLAVSQQEYLDSMKKNKVHRDPPPDKS
- the OTUD5 gene encoding OTU domain-containing protein 5 isoform X5 → MDPATVEQQEHWFEKALRDKKGFIIKQMKEDGACLFRAVADQVYGDQDMHEVVRKHCMDYLMKNADYFSNYVTEDFTTYINRKRKNNCHGNHIEMQAMAEMYNRPVEVYQYSTEPINTFHGIHQNEDEPIRVSYHRNIHYNSVVNPNKATIGVGLGLPSFKPGFAEQSLMKNAIKTSEESWIEQQMLEDKKRATDWEATNEAIEEQVARESYLQWLRDQEKQARQVRGPSQPRKASATCSSATAAASSGLEEWTSRSPRQRSSASSPEHPELHAELGIKPPSPGTVLALAKPPSPCAPGTSSQFSTGADRATSPLVSLYPALECRALIQQMSPSAFGLNDWDDDEILASVLAVSQQEYLDSMKKNKVHRDPPPDKS